In Ignavibacteriota bacterium, the sequence AATACACCTTGAAGTACATCGCCGCACACAAAGATTTACACGCCACGTTTATGCCCAAGCCAATTGCAGGCATTAACGGTTCGGGAATGCATGTGCATCAAAGCATCTTCAATCTTGAGGGAAAGAATTTGTTCTTCGACTCGAAGGATGATTATCATCTCTCCAAATGCGCCCGCTCGTTCATTCAGGGACAACTGACGCACATCAAAGGGATGAATGCAATTCTTAACCCTACAGTTAATTCTTATAAGCGTTTGGTTGTTGGTTATGAGGCGCCTGTCTATGTTGCTTGGGGACAGACGAATCGGTCAGCGCTCATTCGCATTCCCCGATATACACCGGGAAGAGAAAAAGCCGTACGTGCCGAACTCCGTTGTCCTGACCCTGCGGCAAATCCGTATCTTGCGTTTGCGGTTATGCTTGCGGCAGGTCTGGAAGGAATTCAAAAGAAACTCACGCCGCCCGCACCGGTTGAAGAAAACATTTATGAATTCTCCGAGCGGGAAGCAAGCGAAAGGAAGATTGATACGCTTTCAAGAGATTTATATGACGCATTGAATAATTTTAAGAAAGATGAGTTAATCAAAGAAGCGCTCGGAGAATATGCGTTCGAGAAGTTTCTTCACCTCAAAACAACAGAGTGGGATGAATTCCGTTTGCAGGTTACTTCGTGGGAAATTGACCAGTATCTTGAGAAGTATTAAATGTTGAATCCTTAAGAAAATTCAAGTATATTGATACGAAGATTGTCAATGGTCAAAAGTTAACTGATAATTGACAATTCATGTTGGGGATGACATGGTTTCGACGGAGTGTAGGATGGTCGGAATAGCATCTCGTGATCTCCGTAGTTCACGTTGCCGCTTCGGCGGCACTAGAAAACAGACGGAAAAATATAAGTGCAAACTATAACTACGCACTCGCTGCTTAATTAAATAAGCAACGCATCTTTTGTCATTATGCCCGGTGGATGGCAAGAGGTGTCGCTTTAATCGGGATAGTTCCGAATCATGCTTAGGGTTCGGAATGAAATCATTAAGCTGGATTGCGGATAGTGTGTTTATTCCATAGTTCGCAATCGAGAAAATGATGAATAAACTATAGATGTAGAAGTTTCGGTGGTCTTCTCTTCGGACCGGGGTTCGATTCCCCGCATCTCCACATTAAGTGCCACTCACTCCCGCCTGGGCGGAATGAGTGGCACTTTTGTTTCTAAGAAAACCCCTTACAAGGTCATGCCGAATTTATTTCGGCATCTGTCTCGACGCCCATAGACCCTGAAATAAATTCAGGGTGACGGACAGAAGGTTTGTTTCTTTCAATAAAAAATCTGATTTTCAACAACCATGAATCAACACATTGTTGAAATATTCTTTACTAAAATGACCGGCGCCGGAAACGACTTCGTTATGATTGATAATCGTAGCGAGAAGTTGTCTTTAGATTGGAGTAAAGCGGCAACAGTCCTTTGCAATCGTCATTATGGAATCGGAGCAGATGGGTTGATTGTCATCGAACGAAGTAGCAATGCCGATTTCCGAATGAATTACTTCAACGCAGACGGAAGTTACGGGGGAATGTGCGGTAACGGAGGAAGATGTTCTGCAATGTTTATGTTTGATTCGCTTATCAAACCGGAAGTTGAGTTTGAGGCATTGGATTATATTTACTCTGCAAGGAAATCGGGGGATAATGTTTCGCTTTCGATGAAAAATCCAACCGACTTGCAGATAGGTAAAGAGATTGAAATTGAAGGTAACACAGTCAAATATCATTATGTTAACACCGGTTCACCTCATGTAGTAATTTATGAAAGCGAATTGCCGGAACTCTTTCAAGAGGAAATTCATCAAAAGGGAATAGAACGGCTCGGAAGATTGATACGGAATCATCAAGCGTTTCAAAGTGATGGGACGAATGTAAATTTTGTAAGTTTATTAAAGAACTATGAAAGAGATTCCTCACCCGCTGAAGCGGGATTCGGAATGACAAATCAACAAAAACAGCAACCAATAAAGATGCGGACATACGAGCGGGGTGTCGAGGCAGAGACATTAGCGTGCGGAACCGGTTCAGTTGCCTGCGCGGTTATTACGAATGTAGTTAATGGTTATTCATCACCGATTCAAGTTCAAACACAAAGCAATGAAACGCTGATTGTTGGATTCAATAAAGATGGTAATCGTTTTATAGATATAGAGTTAACAGGTTCAGCAAAAGTCGTATTCTCCGGTTCAATCAAGTACGATTCACAACATCATAAAATTTGTTCTTAGCATTATGGCAACATCAACCCCACAAAAGACGAGGCGAAGTTTCCTGAGAGAAGTTCTCTTTGGCTGGTTCTTCCTGACAATCCTTCCAGCATTTTATGTTCTTGCTGAGTATATCTATCCTCGCACAAAGAATGAGGTAACACTCAAAGATTTACCTATTGCCAAACTCTCTGAAGTTCCTCAAAACTCGTTCAAGATTATCCGGTTGAAGAAAAAGCCTATTATTGTAATGAACTCGGAGCAAGGGCAAGTAAAAGCATTCTCATTGATTTGTACACATCTTGGATGTGTGGTTGAATACCGGGAAGAAGAAGAGAAGTTTCATTGTAATTGCCATAGCAGTGTGTTTGATAAGGATGGAAAAAACCTATCCGGACCGGCGCCAAGTCCGCTAAAACCGTACCGGGTGAAACTAACCTCCACGGATATTTTGATTTCGGAGGGCTGATGCAGTTCTTTTCGAAAGTACAATCGTGGGTGGATGAACGGATGCATTTGAATCTGGTTCTTGATTTTTTGCATCAGAAGAAAGTTCCTCAGCATAAACATTCGTTCTGGTATTTATTTGGTGGGCTTTCACTCTTTTTCTTTGTGATTCAACTTGGTACGGGAATGTTGTTGCTGATGTATTACAGTCCAACGCCCGAAACGGCGCACGAAAGCATGACCCAAATCATGACGGAAGTACCGTTCGGGTGGTTGATTCGTTCGATGCACAAATGGTCGGCAAACCTGATGATAGCGAGCGTCTTCGTTCATCTCTTTAGCACGATGCTTTTGCGTTCATACCGTAAGCCGCGAGAGTTGATGTGGATGAGCGGAGTCGTGCAATTCTTTCTCGTGCTTGGGTTTGCATTTACCGGTTCACTTCTGCCTTGGGATACGCTTGGGTACTTCGCAACACAAATCGGAACGGAAATTCCGAAAACCATTCCCCTTGTTGGCGAAATAGTAGTCAAGACATTACGGGGAAGCGACTTCGTTGATGGCGAAAGTTTGAAGCGAATGTTTGCTCTGCATGTTGCTATCTTACCGCTTGCAACGCTATTGGTTGTCATTTTCCATCTTGTTTTGAATCAGGTTCACGGTTCAAGCACACCTATTGGAGTTCAACCGAAAGAGAAGGGGATTCCCTTTTACCCGAATTATATCTACCGGGATGTTTTAAGTTGGATTGCAGGATTTTTTCTTTTGTTTTCTTTGGTGATATTTTTCCCCGCAGAGTTAGGAACAAAAGCCAATCCTTTTGCTTCTGCTCCTGTTGGAATTAAACCTGAATGGTATTTTCTCCCGCTTTTTCAAACATTAAAGTTTGTACCGTCAACAATCTTTGGAATGAACAGCGAAGTGATTGTAAATTCATTCGTTGGAATTTTGAGTCTGGCAGTCATGTTTCTCCCGTTCATTGACAGAAAAGCAGAGAGAAACGAATCGAGTAAGGTTATTACGTTTTGTGGGGTTGTGGGAATTTTGTATATGGTTATCACAATCATACTTGCTTACACGACTTCCTAATTACCATTAACTTCATGCTATCAGATAGTTTATCACAAGTTCTTCAATCATCACTGCCAACCTTCGGGGAACGGCTTGCTCTTTTCTTCATCACCTTCTTTGTTCTTTCAATACTTGGAATGTTGGTCTATTTCAAGATGAAGGAAGATGAATAAACTCGAATTGCGAATTGCCAATTTCGAATTATTACAAATTAACAATTACCAATAGTGATTGGTCAATTGTATATTGCTAATTAACTACAACTAGAAACTGAAAACAGGAAACAGAAAACTGTAAACCATGCGAACGATAATAGAACCATTTAAAATCAAATCTGTAGAACCAATACGATTTACTACTCAGGAAGAAAGGGAACGGATACTTCAGGAAGCGGGCTATAACCTCTTTCTGGTCAAGGCAGAAGACGTTTTGATTGACCTTCTAACCGACAGCGGAACATCAGCCATGAGCGCCAAACAATGGGCGGGAATTATGGATGGTGATGAATCATACGCCGGAGCGAGAAGTTTCTATCGCTTTGAAAAGATAACAAAGGAACTTACGGGTTTTAAGTACATCATCCCAACCCATCAGGGACGGGCGGCGGAGAAAATTCTTTTCACAATTGTTGGGGGAAAGGGGAAGTTCATTCCTAACAACACCCACTTCGATACTACTCGTGCGAACATCGAATATTCGGGAGCAGAGGCGCACGATTTACTTATTCCCATTGGAAAAGACCCGTCAGCACGTGCGGACTTCAAAGGAAATATGGATGTTGATGCGCTTGATAAGTTCATTCAGGAAAAAGGAAAAGAAAACATTCCGCTTGTGATGATTACGGTGACAAACAACGCAGGCGGGGGGCAACCGGTTTCAATGGAAAACATCAGGGCGACAAAAGCAGTGGCACAGAAGTATGGTATTCCATTGTTTATTGATGCGTGCAGGTTTGCTGAGAACGCATACTTTATCAAGAAAAGAGAGAAGGGATACCAAGACAAATCTGTAAAAGAAATCGTTCAGGAAATGTTCTCGTACGCCGATGGCTGTACGATGAGCGCGAAGAAAGATGCCTTTGTCAACATGGGCGGCTTTCTCGCTTTGAACGATGACCTGATTGCACAAAACGCAAGGAACATACTCATCGTCACTGAAGGATTCCCGACGTATGGTGGTTTAGCTGGTCGGGACTTAGAAGCGATGGCACAAGGACTTGATGAGATTCTTGATGAACATTATTTACAGTATCGTCTTCGTTCGGTCGAGTATCTTGGTGAGAAATTGGTGCAAGCCGGAGTTCCGATTCTTGAACCGCCGGGTGGTCATGCAATTTATCTCGATGCGAAACGATTCCTTCCAAACATTCCGTCTGAACAGTTCCCCGGACAAGCGATTGTTGCAGAACTGTTTAAGGTCGGGGGTGTCCGTTCTGTTGAAATCGGTAGTGTTATGTTCGGGAAATCCGAAAAAGAGACAGGGAAGTTTATTCCTTCACAGATGGAACTAGTAAGGTTGGCAATTCCAAGACGTGTTTATACACAAAGCCATATTGATTATGTTGTCGAATGTGTTATTGAAGTATGTAACAACCGCTCGAAACTTCATGGCTACAAAATCGTTTATGAAGCACCGATGTTAAGACACTTTACTGCTAGATTTTTACCTTATTAACGCTGATAGGTCACCGATTTCTGGTTACGGGTCACATATCTCAGAACAACAAATATCCTGTAACCTCGAACCTGTAACCCGTAACCAAAAACCGATAAATGATAACTTGCCCTGTCTGTAACACATCAAATCACCATCTGAAAATCTCCTGTGTTTCGTGCGGGAGTTACATTCAACAAAAGGTTGACACGCTTGATCTGTTCGGAACTATCTGGAAATTGATTGAAACCCCGAAAAAAGCATTTCATGCTATTGCCATTGCAACGCACAAAAACTATTCGTTGCTGCTGGGGTCATTATCAGGTTACGCTTTTGTTGCATTAATCTTCTGGCTTATCAAAGCAGGTGATATTGCTAATCATATCGTTGAACTTATGTTAGCATGGCTTGCAGTCAGCCCGGTTGTCGGTTTGATTATTTTCTTTCTCAACCTCTTTTTTCTAAGAATCCTGATGCGCGCAACAGGTAACGTGGTATCTTTTAGAAATTTGATGGGTGTTGTATCGTATTCTTTTGTTCCATTGATAATTTCTGCCTTCCTAATACTCCCGATTGAAGTGATTACGTTCGGAATTTTCCTTTTTACAAAAGCGCCGAATCCGTTTACGTTGTTGCCTCAATCTGCAATCTTTCTTTTTAGTTTCGATGCAATACTCTCGCTGTGGAGTTTTCTTCTTTATGTTATTGGAATTCGGACTCTACTTGATTGTAGCCTTGGTAAAGCCTTATTATTCAGCATTGTAGCAATCGGACTTACTGTTATTACAATTGCCGGAACCTTCATCTTTTTTACACTACCTCAGTAGTATGGATTCAGACAGATTTCATCAACTTGTAGAGAGCGCATACGAGCGTCTCCCTGAATACTTTCAAGAATTAATAACTAATGCTATAATTGTGGTTGAAGACTACCCAGATGATGAAATAGTCAGAACGATGAAACTCGGTTCCCGAAAACATTTATTAGGATTGTACCAAGGTGTACCGTTAACAAAAAGGAATACGAATTATGGAATGACGGCGGTAATTCCTGACAAAATTACGCTTTTTCAAAAGAATATTGAAGCCGCCTGTAGTTCTGAACAGGAAATCGATAGTAAGGTGACTGAGGTCTTAATTCACGAAATTGCTCACCATTTTGGCATGAATGAAGAAGAAGTCAGAGCAGCAGGCTACTAAGGATTGAAGAAATATTCAAAAAAAATGAAAAAACTATGGCATGGAATAGAAGTTTTTTAGTATATTTATGGCACGAAAAATTAAGGAAATTTAATGGCAAAGATTATTTTTAAGATTACATACAGCATAGCACCGGAAAAACGAGAAGATTATCTTGAACTTGCTGGAAAGATGAAAGCACATCTCTCCGGCAAAATGGGTAAAAATTATTCAATTTATGAGAATAAAACCAAGGCAAACAAGTTTTCAGAGATATTTGTTTGTAACAGTCAAGATGAATTCGACCACCTCGAAGACCACGATGATATTACCAGTGACCTGGTAGAAAAAATCAACGCACTTCTTGACGACGGAAAAATGCAATACTCAACTCTTGTAGAAGTTGAGTAGTTTCTTCAATGGCACAACGATTTGACCCGATTGCTGTTCTTTTACAAGAACACAATGACGCGTTAGAGCAATTGAAAAAATTAAATGTTGCGGTCGGGGCTTTAAGTCTGAACGGTTACACCTCAAAAATCGGGAAGCAATTAGATGCTTCTCTTCGCTATATTGAAAGGGAAGTGAAGGAACATAACAAGAAGGAGGAGGATGCAT encodes:
- a CDS encoding metallopeptidase family protein, producing MDSDRFHQLVESAYERLPEYFQELITNAIIVVEDYPDDEIVRTMKLGSRKHLLGLYQGVPLTKRNTNYGMTAVIPDKITLFQKNIEAACSSEQEIDSKVTEVLIHEIAHHFGMNEEEVRAAGY
- the dapF gene encoding diaminopimelate epimerase, whose amino-acid sequence is MNQHIVEIFFTKMTGAGNDFVMIDNRSEKLSLDWSKAATVLCNRHYGIGADGLIVIERSSNADFRMNYFNADGSYGGMCGNGGRCSAMFMFDSLIKPEVEFEALDYIYSARKSGDNVSLSMKNPTDLQIGKEIEIEGNTVKYHYVNTGSPHVVIYESELPELFQEEIHQKGIERLGRLIRNHQAFQSDGTNVNFVSLLKNYERDSSPAEAGFGMTNQQKQQPIKMRTYERGVEAETLACGTGSVACAVITNVVNGYSSPIQVQTQSNETLIVGFNKDGNRFIDIELTGSAKVVFSGSIKYDSQHHKICS
- a CDS encoding cytochrome bc complex cytochrome b subunit; protein product: MQFFSKVQSWVDERMHLNLVLDFLHQKKVPQHKHSFWYLFGGLSLFFFVIQLGTGMLLLMYYSPTPETAHESMTQIMTEVPFGWLIRSMHKWSANLMIASVFVHLFSTMLLRSYRKPRELMWMSGVVQFFLVLGFAFTGSLLPWDTLGYFATQIGTEIPKTIPLVGEIVVKTLRGSDFVDGESLKRMFALHVAILPLATLLVVIFHLVLNQVHGSSTPIGVQPKEKGIPFYPNYIYRDVLSWIAGFFLLFSLVIFFPAELGTKANPFASAPVGIKPEWYFLPLFQTLKFVPSTIFGMNSEVIVNSFVGILSLAVMFLPFIDRKAERNESSKVITFCGVVGILYMVITIILAYTTS
- a CDS encoding glutamine synthetase, which gives rise to MAKNTKSTPNKKDILEFAKRDKVQFIQLQFTDLNGILKGITIPITKLSGVIDDGLWFDGSSIEGFTRIFESDMYLKLDLNTYAVIPWTKTGNQPIVARFMCDVYMPDGKPFEGDPRYILKRQLEKAKKLGYVYNVGPELEFFLFKRENHKLIPLPHDTAGYFDQTQDLAVDIRQEMTTALMDFGIDVEALHHEVAPGQHEIDFKYNDALTMADQATTFKYTLKYIAAHKDLHATFMPKPIAGINGSGMHVHQSIFNLEGKNLFFDSKDDYHLSKCARSFIQGQLTHIKGMNAILNPTVNSYKRLVVGYEAPVYVAWGQTNRSALIRIPRYTPGREKAVRAELRCPDPAANPYLAFAVMLAAGLEGIQKKLTPPAPVEENIYEFSEREASERKIDTLSRDLYDALNNFKKDELIKEALGEYAFEKFLHLKTTEWDEFRLQVTSWEIDQYLEKY
- a CDS encoding Rieske (2Fe-2S) protein is translated as MATSTPQKTRRSFLREVLFGWFFLTILPAFYVLAEYIYPRTKNEVTLKDLPIAKLSEVPQNSFKIIRLKKKPIIVMNSEQGQVKAFSLICTHLGCVVEYREEEEKFHCNCHSSVFDKDGKNLSGPAPSPLKPYRVKLTSTDILISEG
- a CDS encoding tryptophanase — its product is MRTIIEPFKIKSVEPIRFTTQEERERILQEAGYNLFLVKAEDVLIDLLTDSGTSAMSAKQWAGIMDGDESYAGARSFYRFEKITKELTGFKYIIPTHQGRAAEKILFTIVGGKGKFIPNNTHFDTTRANIEYSGAEAHDLLIPIGKDPSARADFKGNMDVDALDKFIQEKGKENIPLVMITVTNNAGGGQPVSMENIRATKAVAQKYGIPLFIDACRFAENAYFIKKREKGYQDKSVKEIVQEMFSYADGCTMSAKKDAFVNMGGFLALNDDLIAQNARNILIVTEGFPTYGGLAGRDLEAMAQGLDEILDEHYLQYRLRSVEYLGEKLVQAGVPILEPPGGHAIYLDAKRFLPNIPSEQFPGQAIVAELFKVGGVRSVEIGSVMFGKSEKETGKFIPSQMELVRLAIPRRVYTQSHIDYVVECVIEVCNNRSKLHGYKIVYEAPMLRHFTARFLPY
- a CDS encoding YIP1 family protein, which gives rise to MITCPVCNTSNHHLKISCVSCGSYIQQKVDTLDLFGTIWKLIETPKKAFHAIAIATHKNYSLLLGSLSGYAFVALIFWLIKAGDIANHIVELMLAWLAVSPVVGLIIFFLNLFFLRILMRATGNVVSFRNLMGVVSYSFVPLIISAFLILPIEVITFGIFLFTKAPNPFTLLPQSAIFLFSFDAILSLWSFLLYVIGIRTLLDCSLGKALLFSIVAIGLTVITIAGTFIFFTLPQ